In Candidatus Binatia bacterium, the genomic stretch GTAACGATTCAACAGCGGGAGCCGGAGTGGTCCCTCGCCCCGGAGCCCGCCGTCGAGGAAACTTTCACGCTGAAGGACGAAAAGTCGTTCGCCGAAATCCACCACCCGATCGTAGAGTCTTTCGACTTCGCGAGCGAGCGTCCTGCCGTCACAAAGCACGAAGAAGCTTCGCGTGAAGGAAGCGCCGAATCTTCTCCGAGCCGCCCTCTTTCCCTAACGCCTTATCTCCTTTTGTGCTGCGGCTTGCTGCTGCTGTTTTCCGCCCTGACGCTTCTGTACAAAGCGCGCCCGGAGCCCATCGAAAGCTCATTGAGGGCCGTTCCGTGGATCGGCGGTTCGGTTCTCAAGAATGACTACCTGCGTCAAGGAATCGTGCTTCAGGCCGGCCGCCCGAGATTTCAGAGGATCCTGGGAAACCGGGAAGTCTTTATGCTGTCGGGGGTCGCTCTGAACCGCAATCGCGTGAAGGTGCGCGAAGTCAAAATCGAGGCCTATGTTTTCGGCAGCGATGGAAAGACCATCGAGCGCCAGACCATTACCGTTGGAAACGCGATCTCCTCAAAGATCGTGCGGGATTTGACGACTCAAGAAATCGCCACGCTTCAGCGGCAAAGCCCCATCAGGCGTTTTGAGATTCTTCCGGACGAGTCCGCGCCTTTTTCCATCGTATTCTTGAAATCCAGCGCACAGAT encodes the following:
- a CDS encoding zinc-ribbon domain-containing protein; amino-acid sequence: MLVQCPSCHTTYRVSENLVTKSKPTFRCSRCKNVFVLGSKAGSGEPAAPRLQEESRELSFAFPPLEQSHEAAAESPDPPAAANGPTAAPIKSAPAVTIQQREPEWSLAPEPAVEETFTLKDEKSFAEIHHPIVESFDFASERPAVTKHEEASREGSAESSPSRPLSLTPYLLLCCGLLLLFSALTLLYKARPEPIESSLRAVPWIGGSVLKNDYLRQGIVLQAGRPRFQRILGNREVFMLSGVALNRNRVKVREVKIEAYVFGSDGKTIERQTITVGNAISSKIVRDLTTQEIATLQRQSPIRRFEILPDESAPFSIVFLKSSAQIKSFGYRVLSADESQ